The DNA segment ATAAAAAGTGTTGTACAATTGCagttaatattatagtaatatgcTTTGAAGTCTGCAGTAATGGAAGAcatctttaattataaagtcgCTTAAAAATGAAGATCCTCATTGccaatataaatattggtaataaattcATCTTGTAACAAAACAGGAATTTGTGACCTTTACAAATAACTAGTATAAACTTATTACATATCATATGCTATATGGACATTTCTGACGAATGCATAtcccaatattataataaaaaataatttatataatttaaaactaataagaCCAACTTACAACTCAGCGTCGTCttctcttcaactttatattaaattatcttcGCATAATTTCGATTCAAATTATTGAACCATATATAAGTGTCGATCGAAAAAATTGACCAATTAGAATACAGTTTCGTCGCAGCACTCACAAGTAACTTATTTTGGTAATCCATTTAACgcctttttcaataaacgatattgtttttttattcatcgcGAAATATGGACCAATCAGGACGTTTCTTTTTTGGATACAGATATTTGATTGGTTATTCTCAGGATCAAATTGAAGATtaaaattgggatcgtttattgaaaactgtcGTTACAGATATCGataaagattgttttttttttaattcgagcGTCAACCGTGATTATGAATATATATAAGATAAtagaaaattaacattaaaatactttaatataacaACTAAATTCAACGTATCGCTTTCTGTAgactaaataaagatttattgacTGATACATAACAAAACGGAATTTATTATGAACTAAAaagttcttttataaataacatctaaTACTTTGTAAAAGATGGCCGGGGGTATTTCTGAGGGTAACGCATGTATCTCTTCCAATATACTGTTATAAATATCATTCTCTTCTTTCCTGTACACTTCTGGTATTTGCAATTGTTGGTAGAGCTGTTTTATTCGTTCCACTTTTTCCGGTTCTTTGGCGCCATAGTTTTGTATGaagatagctctttgttcgttaTTGCATCGCTGTAACGCGTGTACAGCTAACCAGGAACATTTGCCTTCTTGTATGTCCGTGCCGGCTTTACCGGTCACTGACTCATCGCCGAAACAATCTATGTAGTCATCCTAAAAATGAAACAGTTAAGATGATACGATATTGTATTGTGTGACCAATTTGCGACCGCCATTTTGGTTGGAAAATCCAATTCCACATATATTCAGGGTCAATTAGTCAGTTAAGGAACGATTccactaattttattattgtaaacgcAAAAGTGAGAATATGTTGGTATGTTTAAGTTCACGCATAATTCTCTGAATGGATTAGAAagaaattactaaataatataaatcaaattcagTGCTAACAGAAGTATTTAAATCGCGGAAAAATAcatcatacaatttattttagtaaatgacATTCCTGTAGGCAAAACCGCGAGCCAAAGATAAGATTCTATGAATTGCCATACTTTGAATTCGAACTACAAAGAacacattttaaagtaaattttcaaataatcacCTGCATTTGAAACAGCTTGCCAATACCAAAGCAAATGTTTTCTATATCCTTGTGATGAGCTTTGTTTCCATTTTTCCTTAGCATCAGCCCTAACGATATCGGCAGTTTGAAAGTGTAGTACGACGTCTTGTACTTTACGATAGAATCGTATCGTTCTATCGTGAACAGACTGTAGTCTTTCATGCTGTTGTGGGCCATCATGAAGTCTAACCGCTGTCCCATTGATGTGTATAATAATGCCTGTAATATGATTTagggaataatttattttataaaaaataaatgtttttttgtacgtaaaacatctatttttacaatattaaaggcaattatttatgtaacttgACGGACTAATTGGAAACAGAtgtctaaaacaattatttacgtGTTATAAAGACAACGTAATTAGTATTTGTGCATGTTTTTAAAAAGACGCATGATTCAAATTCATGTTCATTCAAAGTATCGTAGCAAGGCAAAAGACCCTTGCAGAACCATTCATTAATCGATCTTGACTCCAGTTTatggacataataaaataagctaTAAATCACAAACAATGCTGTTGTGCTCgaaagtaattttatacaacaaaaaatatggctaTTTACTATCGCAGTTCGCTTCTCATTTCTAATACCTTAAACTTTGGATCAATGGctaaactttattctgattgatccatttttgtTGTCGATCCGAACGTAGTGTTAGGATCGGTTTTTGAAATCAGCCGTAACGGCTAATTTCTCCATTGTCAGTAACAGTCGGTTACCGTTACTTTTGCCAAAATTATCATTTGTGTTTTGGTAACTAATTGGTTTTACATTTACGACGTTggtcttttaattttacaattcattAAGAAACAGGCTGTAAATTAAACTCACCTCATTAAATATCTCTACAATTTCCGGATAATAAATAGTGTTGCCGAAGTGCAttttcaaaacttcaaaaatggaacagTTTACTAGTATGGCGTCGTTGATGGCGCCGAGACCGACGTCCGGTACCCGGTACCAGCACGGCATGCCGCGGCGCGTCGACGACCCGTCCATTATGTCATCATTCATCGTCATGTATGATTGTAACTGCAAGATAATAGATGAGTTAACAAAAATACTATGCGGAATACAgcacaaaatgtaaaaaaaatccattttagCTTTCATAGTtggcaatataaaattataattcccGCAACATGCTTCGTATAATGCGCGTAAATGTTTGCATcttttaatgtaaacaaacatacataattgATGGTGCAGACAACTcgagacataatattattgtaatggaAAATCAGTATTTGGTAACAGTCAATGTGATATTTGTTATTGAAATGTTGattctaaaattacttttgtaaCCTTTTCCAGAAAAAATCTATTATCCCAGACTCCTATCAAGATCATGAGCGTtgcttaaaatattgaaatgtcgGGAGTACAGTTTTAGTTACAGACTTTAAAGATAGAGAAGTAATGATTGTATATAATACCCATGATAAAGATATGGATAAAATTGGAGTCGCTAAGAACATTTGTCTTTGTTGGTTATTAGAATagtggtatttatttaattgatgataattagaattataagaattttagtacttatgtaattattaaactgaatttcgattttaaacttttgtaaaGTCCTCTTTAATACGAagcaaaattaatcaaacagaatGAATGGGAGTTGAAACTTATTGTATTATGGATAGACAAAAGCAAgttttgtgtaattattttaaatatctttgccAAGAAGCTGAATTAATGGACCATGCTGAGAACTCTATGAAAAACTAATAGAGGTCAATTCTGCTCAGCAATGAAATGTTATGGAGTAGTAGATAGAGTGCAGTGGTTCTCTTACCATTTCTAAACACCATCCAGCGATGCGCGCCAGTCTCATCGTCTCGTCTGTAACATTTTCTGGCTTCTCTAATAGCTCGTGTGCAAGAACTGTTGTGACACCTCTAATTTTCTTGCCCCCTTTTAAGTTGTATTCTAAGACCTAaaaaaattttcttaaataactCTTAAACATTTTCTAATACCTTGAAcgtaattaaactaaaaaaatataacaaactttTTAACTTTCTCTAcagaaattgataaaaaattgcaaatatcaTTATGTTAAACCGtgtattttgtactttattatgatattttttacctTCTTAACCCAACTGGCAAGTTCCGGTAACTGAGCAAACTTAGGGTTAGTCACTAACGAGTCGATGATACACGGCCAAGCGTCTTGAAATGTTTCCTTTTCTTTTGCTATTTCCGGTAGAGAAACATTCGCCATACTTCTTGATGGTATTCTTTGGGCTGTCCTACAAATATAAAAGACCGTTCTTAACATTGTTTCCCTGCCGTTTGAGCTGA comes from the Manduca sexta isolate Smith_Timp_Sample1 chromosome 16, JHU_Msex_v1.0, whole genome shotgun sequence genome and includes:
- the LOC115444744 gene encoding farnesyl pyrophosphate synthase 2; the encoded protein is MNSNKILRFVGKTRKIYGNYEALTRTAQRIPSRSMANVSLPEIAKEKETFQDAWPCIIDSLVTNPKFAQLPELASWVKKVLEYNLKGGKKIRGVTTVLAHELLEKPENVTDETMRLARIAGWCLEMLQSYMTMNDDIMDGSSTRRGMPCWYRVPDVGLGAINDAILVNCSIFEVLKMHFGNTIYYPEIVEIFNEALLYTSMGQRLDFMMAHNSMKDYSLFTIERYDSIVKYKTSYYTFKLPISLGLMLRKNGNKAHHKDIENICFGIGKLFQMQDDYIDCFGDESVTGKAGTDIQEGKCSWLAVHALQRCNNEQRAIFIQNYGAKEPEKVERIKQLYQQLQIPEVYRKEENDIYNSILEEIHALPSEIPPAIFYKVLDVIYKRTF